The following is a genomic window from Planctomycetia bacterium.
CGGATGAGCCGCTGGCCAGCAGTCCGACCTTGTGCCGGCTGGAGAACCGCGTCACGCGCGGCGACCTGGCACGAATGTCGCGTGTGCTGGTGGAGCAGTTCATCGCGTCCTATGAATCGCCGCCGGAGGAATTGATCCTCGACTTCGACGCGACCGACGATCCGATCCACGGCAACCAGGAAGGCCGCTTCTTCCACGGCTATTACGACCACCACTGCTTCCTACCGCTGTATGTGTTCTGCGGCTCGCGGCTGCTGGTCTCCTACCTGCGGCCCAGCAACATCGACGGGCCCATCACGCCTGGCCCATCCTGAAGCTGCTGGTGCGCGCTTGCGACAGGCGTGGCCCGGGGTGCGGATCATCGTCCGCGGGATTCCGGCTTCTGCCGCCGGCGAATGATGAAATGGTGCGACCGGCACGGCGTCAAGTACGTGCTGGGCCTGGCCCGCAACACCGTCCTGGAGAAAGCGGCCGAGTCCTTCATGCAGGCGGCCGAGGCCCAGTTCGCCACCACGCAGCAGAAGGTGCGGAACTTCCACGAGATCGAGTACGCGGCGCAGACCTGGGATCGCCCGCGCGCGTGATCGTCAAGGCCGAGCGGCTGGTTCAGGGGCCCAACGTTCGATCTGTGGTGACCAACCTGACCGACCGCACGCCGAACGATATCTACGACGGTCTGTACACGGCCCGCGGCGACATGGAGAACCGCATCAGGAGCAGCAGCTCGGGCTCTTCGCCGATCGCACCAGTTGCCACGCCTTCCTGGCCAATCAGTTCCGGCTGCTGTTGTCCTCGGCGGCCTACGTCCTGGTGGAAACGCTGCGCCGCACGGCCCTGGCCGGCACCGAACTGGCCGAGGCCCAGGTGAACACCATTCGCCTGAAACTCTTCAAGGTCGCCGCGCGGGTGGTCGTCTCCGTGCGCCGCGTCGTACTGCGACTGTCGAGCAGCTGCCCCCTGCAGGACCTGTGGCGATCCCTGGTTCCACGACTCCGCCTGATCCCGCCCGCCCCATCATGACCCGAAAAACAACCTGATCACCGCTTGGGGGTAAGGGGGCCCTGCGCGCTCCAACCTCCACCTTCATCCCTCCGCTCACGCACAAAGCCGAAAAACTCCGTCCATCACCATTCGAAGATCACTGATGAAATATGCGGGCTAGTAGCCCTGCGGGGAAGGCCGTTGAAACGGCCTAAGAGTACATGCACTAAAACCACTCTTCGACAATTCGAACACCATCTGTCGTTGGAAGATACTGGCAAACTGACACCACAGAGTCCTTCCCATCGTCGGTGTGCGACATGATATCTCTACCACGCTCCAAAAGACCTAAATCAACAAGGTGGTCTAACAGGAAGGGCGCTCCAACTACATGCCGTCTGCGGCAGGCAAGTTTCAGTGCGTTCACTCCGTAATGCGTCAGAGTCTTGACAATAAGGTGCCTCTTGCGGTCCCGGATTTGACCCTCAGTAATGTCACCATCCTTAGCGTGGAACCTCTGGTGACAATTGTGGCACAACACGATTCGATTGTCATACGTGTTGTTAGTGTGATTCCCATCGATATGGTGAATCGTGAGCGCGCGGGCTTCCCGCGAACCGCATAGAGCACAGCTATCGTCCGTCTCAACCCAGAGATAGTCCTCAATTCTCAACAACTGCGCCCTAGCAACTGGGTCTTACTTCTTCACCTCGAACTCCGCATCAATCACGTCGTCGTCCTTCTTCGCGCTGCCGGGGGCGGCGCCTTCGCCGCTGGGGGCGGCGCCTCCTGCCGCTGCGGAGGCCTTGGCCGCTTCCTCGTAGATGATCTTGCCGAGTTCCTGCGACGCGGACATGACGTTTTCTATTGCGCGCTTGATCGCGCCGGCGTCGTCGTTCTTGATGACCTCCTTGAGGTTGCTGACCGCGCCTTCGACCTTGCTGCGCTCGGCTGCCGGGACCTTGTCGCCGTGCTCCTTGAGGGTCTTTTCGGTCTGGTAGGCGACCTGATCGGCCTGGTTGCGGGCGTCGATGAGCTCTCGCTTCTTCTTGTCGTCCTCGGCGTGGCTCTCGGCCTCCTTGCGCATCCGCTCGACTTCGGCCTCGGACAGGCCCGACGAACCCTCGATGCGGATCTTCTGCTCCTTACCAGTGCCGAGGTCCTTGGCGGATACGTGCAGGATGCCGTTGGCGTCGATATCAAAGGTGACCTCGACCTGGGGCACGCCGCGCGGGGCCGGTGGAATGCCGGCGAGGTTGAACTTGCCGAGGGTGCGGTTGTCGCCCGCCATCTGGCGCTCGCCCTGGAGGACGTGGATGGTCACTTCGCCCTGGTTATCCGCGGCGGTGGAATAGACCTCCTTCTTGCTGGTAGGGATGGTCGTATTGCGCGGGATCATGACGGTCAGGACGCCGCCGAGGGTCTCGACGCCGAGTGACAGAGGGGTGACATCGAGGACGAGGATGTCCTTGACGTCTCCGCCGATGATGCCGGCCTGAATGGCGGCGCCGACGCCGACGGCCTCGTCCGGGTTGATGCTGCGGTTCGGCTCCTTGCCGAAGATCTCCTTGCAGAGCTTCTGGACGGCGGGCATGCGGGTGCTGCCGCCGACGAGGATGACCTCGGTGATGTCCTTGGGGCTGAGCTTGGCATCTTCCATCGCCTTGAGGACCGGCCGACGGCAGCGCTCGGTGAGCGGCTCAGTGAGCTGCTCGAACTTCGAGCGGGTGAGGGTCATGTTCAGGTGCTTGGGGCCGCTGGCGTCGGCGGTGATGAACGGCAGGTTGATGGTCGATTCCATGTTGCCGGACAGCTCGCACTTGGCCTTTTCGCAGGCCTCCTTGAGGCGCTGATGGGCCATCGCGTCCTTGCGGAGATCGACGCCGTACTGCTTGCGGAACTCCTCGGCGACGTGGTCGATGAGAATCTGGTCGTAGTCATCGCCGCCGAGATGGGTGTCGCCGTTGATGGCGAGGGTCTCAAAGACGCCTTCGCCGACGTCGAGGATGGAAATATCAAACGTGCCGCCGCCGAGATCGAAGACGGCGAGCTTGCCGCCCTTGTTCTTGTCCATGCCGTAGGCGAGCGCCGCCGCGGTCGGCTCGGGCAGGACGCGCTTGACGTCGAAGCCGGCGATGATGCCTGCTTCCTGGGTGGCCTTGCGCTGGGCATCACCGAAGTACGCGGGGACGGTGATGACCGCCGCGGTGACCTTCTCGCCGAGATAATCCTCCGCGGTCTTCTTGAGGTCCTGAAGGATCATGGCGGAGATTTCCGGCGGGGTGTATTCCTTGTCGCGAATCTTGACCTTGACCAGCTCTTCCGATCCGCCGGTGACGGTGTAGGGCACGAGCTTCTCCTCGGAGCCGACTTCGTTGTGGCGCCGGCCCATGAAGCGCTTGATGGAGAAGACGGTGTTGACGGGGTTGGTCACCTGCTGATGCTTGGCGATCTGCCCGACGAGGCGCTCGCCCTTGTCGGTGAAGCCGACGACCGAGGGCGTCGTGCGTGCGCCGAGAGAGTTGGTGAGAACCTTGGGCTGTCCCCCTTCCATGACGGCGACGACCGAGTTGGTGGTGCCGAGGTCGATTCCGATGATCTTTGACATAGCGGGTGCTCCTGTGTTGTTTTTTGGGGCTGCCGTCTTCGAGGTTTTCTGATCGCGGAGGCGGCGCGTCACTAAACCTGATTGCAAGCGGAATGCCACGGACGCGGGCGACGGAGGAGAAACATAAACCTATGTCTCCAAGCAGATTATAGATTTCTCGAAAGGGTGCGGAAGCGACAGGGTGTCCGCCATCTGCCAGTCTGACATGCCGGTATGGCCCGTGGCAGGTTCGGCAGGAGCGGCGGAAGTGTCTTTCGGGTGTTGAAACGCCTGCCGGTGGCGGGCCTTTTACCGATAGAATGAGACCGTTCGAGAATGCCCCAAATCGCTTGCCCGATCGCCCTTTTCGTCGGCGGGCGAGCCGCCCTGGATGGAGCCCTGGTCATGAGACGTTTTCTAAGTTGTGTCATCCTGCTTGCATCGGCCTCGGTCGCTTCGGCGGAGGCGCCGTTTTATGACGGGAGTTTTGAAGATGCGTGCAAGGTTGCCCGGGAGAAGGGCAAGGTCCTGATGGTGGATTTCTATACGACGTGGTGCGGCCCGTGCAAACTGCTCGACCGGCATACGTGGCCCGACCAGGCGGTGAAGAACTGGCTGAGCGAGCGGACGATTCCGCTGAAGATCGATGCGGACAAGAATCGGCCCCTGGCGGCGCGGTACAAGATTCGGTCGTATCCGACGATGGTGTTTATTCGTCCTGACGGGAGCGAGCTGGGGCGGACGGTCGGGTTTCAACAGCCGCAGACATTTCTGACCAACGCCGCCAAGGCCATCACAGGTAAAAATGCGAAGCCCGCGCCGACGGAGGAGCCCGCTGTCAAGCCGTCGGACAACGGCATGGCGAAGGGTCTGGACAAGATCAAACTGGCTCGCGAGCTTGCTTCGTCAGGCAAGCAAAAGGAGGCGCTCGACGAGCTACTGTGGTGTTTTGATCATGGCGAGGAGCTGGGATCGGGCTTCTCACGGATGCGGCTGACGACGGTACTCGACGAGATCGTGAGCCTGGGCAAGAGCTATTCGCCCTGCACCGAGGCGCTGGCCCGACGGCGCGATCAGATCGAAGAGACGGCCGCGAAAATGCTGGCCAGCGTCACAGCGACTTCCAGCCCGGATCGCGGTGCGCTGCACAAGGTGACCACGCGCGTTTTGGAGGCGGCGGCAATCAACCGCGTGTTAGGCGAGAGCAAGCGACAACTGGCGCTTTACGAGTCGCTCAACGCCCACGGGGAGATCGGGCTGGCGATTCAGCGGATGCTGTTTCCCGACGTGCTCGATCTGCTGGTTCAGCAGAAGCGCTATGACGACATCGTGAATCTTGCGGGCGATGTTTTTCAGCGGGTCGAGGCGAAGATCGCCCAGTACAACCAGTCGAGCAAGTACGGCTCCACGATGAACCAGCGGGCGCGCGACAATCTCGCCATGTATCTGAAGCAGCAGGTGGTGTTTGAGTCGGGCAAGTATTACGAAGCCCTGCTGGGGGTCGGTCGTTATAACGAAGCGCAGAAGCTGGGGCGGCGGGTGATTCAGTTCGACCCGTCGGCGACGGCGTTTACGACGCTGGTTCAGCATGCCATTACGGTGAAAGCGTACGATGCGGCGCGGGAGATGGTTGCCCTGGCCGAGGCGACGCTGAAGTCGGGCGAGCTCGGGCTGGTTCGAAAACTGGCGACGATGATCCCAGCGACGTGATTCGGCCCATCGTCGCTCCGTGATCGTTGAATATTCCCATCTGGCGTTTTCTTCGGTCGACGTTTCAATGTCGGGATGCCGCCCGGCGACACGAGAACTTCGCCATCCTCAAGCGCGAACGGCCCCTTGCGGCCGGCGGGTCATCGATTCTTCGCATCAGTGCCCGTCGTTCCGGCGTGGATGTGGATTCTCCTTGCCGCGCTGGCGATTCACGTTAATGGCGCGGCCAATCTCGCCTGTCTGAGCAGAGACGGGGTGCAATTCGTCACCTATGCGAAGAGACTGGCCGTCGAGCCGCTGGCGGTCATGCGCGACACGACCAAGCAGCCGGGCTATCCGGCGCTGATGCTGGCGGTCAACCGGATCACGATCAATTCGTTCTACAAGGATCACCCGATCATCTGGCAGGGGTGCGGGCAGTTTGTCGCAATTTGCGGCGGGGCGGCGGCGTGCTTGTTGATCTACTTCCTCGGGCGGCGGTTGTTTGGTGACACGCGGATCGCACTCGTCGCCGGGCTGATGGCGTGCGCCTGGCCGCAGGGGGCGATGCTGGGCGCGGATGTGCTTTCGGACATGCCGCACCTGGCGCTATTTCTGGCGGCGATGGTCATCGGTCTGTCGGCGATGGATCGGATGTCGCTACCGCGCTTTGCCGCCTGCGGAGCGGTGGCCGGCCTGGCGTACCTCGTGCGACAGGAGGCGCTGGGGCTGGTCACCGCGATGGCGATCTGCGCGCTGTGGCCCAGTGCAACGGAGCGATGGGCCCGGCGCGTCGCGGGGGTGGCGTGCATGGCCGGGGCGTTTGCAGTCATCGCCGCGCCGCACTCCATCGCCACGGGCAGGGTCATGCCGAACAAGAGCCTCGATGAATTGATGTTTGGCAGAGAGGCCGCGGCTGTGCGATCCTCGACGGGGGACACGCATGAGACCGGGCGACCGGAGATCGACGCCACGACGTCGACACGCGCGGCGACTCTGCGGCAGTCGGCGGTCTTCGCGCACCAGGTCGCGTGGTACATGGCCCCGGCGCGGATGGTCGAGGAGTGGTGCAAGAGCGGTCGATACGTCCTCTCGACGCTGGCGCTGATTGCCTTGATTCTCAAGACGGCGCCGCGTCCGGAGTCGCGCGGTACCCGACTGGTGGTGGTCGCCATCGCGCTGCAACTCGTCGCCGTGCAGCTTCGGGTGAAGTCGTACGGCGAGATCAGCTCGCGCTATCTGCTGATTCCCGCGGCGCTGACGATTCCGTGGGCCGCGGCGGGCATGAGCGCGCTGGTGACGATGATCGCGGCCGCGCTGGCCCGAGGAGCCGGTCAAACAGAGGCGGACCCGACGATCCTGGCGCGACGCCGGATTCGCAGCCTCTGGCTCTCGGCATCGCTCGTCGTCTTCGTGCCGCTGGTTTATTACGCGACGATGCAGATCAACGCCGACAAGGCGCCCTACAAGCTCGCGGGCTGGTGGCTGCGATCGAACACCAAACGCGCCGACCGGGTCCATGCCCACGATCGACTTGAGCAGGTCATGTTCTACGCGGGGCGAACGTGGCCGGAGACGACGTGGATTCATGGGGACGACGGTCGCACCGAGCCATCTCTGGATCGCCTGGATGGGATCATCCGCGAGACGATGCCGGACTATGTGGTTGATGCCCGACGAAGCCGCGACGGCGACAAAGCGGCGCAGGACGCCTACTTCGAGCAGCTTTCGAGCGGAGATTCAGACTCACTGGAGGTAATCTGGAAAAGCGGCGCGGCGAATCACGAAGTGATCGTGATGCGCGAGAGACAGGCGGCGGAAGCGGCGGAAGACAAGCCCACCAGCGAGTAGATGAGTGATGCAGCCGGCGGCTTAGGCCTTTGACTTCTTCCAGTCCGACAAGAACTTCTCCAATCCAATGTCGGTCAGCGGATGCTTGAGCAGTTTGTCGAAGACGCTGTACGGCATGGTGCTGATGTCGGCGCCGGCCTTGGCGGCCTGGGCGACGTGCAGCGGGTGCCGCAGACTGGCCGCGAGAATCTCGGTTGCAAAGCCGTAGTTGTCGTAGATCTGGCGAATCTCCTCGATGAGCACCATGCCGTCCTGACCGATGTCATCGAGGCGGCCGAGAAACGGCGAGCAGAAGGTCGCGCCGCCCTTGGCGACGATGAGCGCCTGAATCGGCTGAAAGATCAGGGTCAGGTTGGTCTTGATGCCCTCGGCGGTGCAGATCTTCAGGGCCTTCACGCCTTCAGGGATCGTCGGCAGCTTCACGATAATGTTGGGGGCGATCTTGGTCAGTTCGCGCGCCTCTTTGATCATGGCGTCGCATTCGGTGGAAACGACCTCCGCCGAGACGGGCCCGCTGATGATCTCGCAAATCTGGCCGACGAGAGTTTTGAAGTCCTTGCCCTCCTTGGCCACGAGGCTGGGATTTGTCGTGACGCCGTCGACCATGCCGAGTGCGGCGCCGGCCTTGATCTCGTCCAGATTCGCGGTATCGAGGAAAAATTTCATCGCCTGTTACCTCCGTGATGCATTCTCTTTTTGCGGGTGATGTCCGCGCGAACCATTGTCGGCGGAATCCTGCCGGACCACAGGGTGATTCTAGCGTAGGCGGTTCGACTCCACCACGCCCCTCGCCTTTGCGTGGCGCAGTGACCGGTCCGAGCGTCCTGTGCTAGGATAGCCCGAGCCATGCCCGAATTGCCGGAAGTTCAAACCGTGGTGACACAGCTTGCCGGACGGCTGCCCGGTGCGACGATTGCCCGCGTGCTGCTGGGCCGCAGGGACATCGTCCACTCGGGCCATCGCATCCTGACGCGCGAGGCGGTCGGCGGGAAGATTGAGTCCGTCAGCCGGATCGGCAAACGGATCGTGATCCAACTCTTCGGCGGCGCGGAAATCGTCGTGCACCTCGGCATGACCGGCAGGTTGACCGTGGAACCGATCGACGATGTTCTCGCACCTCATACTCATCTGCGTGTGCGCTTCATCGGACGCATGGACGAGCTGCGATTTCGCGATCCCCGGCGATTCGGCGGCGTCTGGTGCCGCGGGCGCAGTGACGACTCGAACGGCAACGGACTTCCGCAACTCGGGCCGGACGCACTGACGATTCGCGTGCCTGTCCTCCGGCAAATCCTGTCGCGGCGACGGCAGGTCAAGGCCGTTCTCATGGACCAGCGCATGATCAGCGGGCTGGGCAACATCTACTGCGACGAGGCCCTGCACAAGGCGGCGATCCATCCGCTGACGCCGGCCGATTCACTTTCGCCGAAGCAGATCAATCGCCTGGCGTGCAGCATCCGCTCGACGCTACAGGCGGCGATCAAGGCGGGCGGCTCGTCTTTGCGCGATTATCGCAATGCAAATGGCGAGCCGGGCTGGTTTCAGGTCAGCCATCGAGTGTACGGTCGTGAAGGAGAAGCCTGCCGAGCATGCGGCGCGAAAATCATCCGGAGCCAGATCGCCGGCCGCTCGACGCATTTTTGTCCGGCGTGTCAGAAGGAACCGGTGACGCGATGAGCGACGCGATCGCCGCGGCCACCTCCATCAAGCAGCCGCGCCCTCATCGAATGCGGTATCTGCTGCTGACGTTTATCGTCGCGGCGGT
Proteins encoded in this region:
- the dnaK gene encoding molecular chaperone DnaK produces the protein MSKIIGIDLGTTNSVVAVMEGGQPKVLTNSLGARTTPSVVGFTDKGERLVGQIAKHQQVTNPVNTVFSIKRFMGRRHNEVGSEEKLVPYTVTGGSEELVKVKIRDKEYTPPEISAMILQDLKKTAEDYLGEKVTAAVITVPAYFGDAQRKATQEAGIIAGFDVKRVLPEPTAAALAYGMDKNKGGKLAVFDLGGGTFDISILDVGEGVFETLAINGDTHLGGDDYDQILIDHVAEEFRKQYGVDLRKDAMAHQRLKEACEKAKCELSGNMESTINLPFITADASGPKHLNMTLTRSKFEQLTEPLTERCRRPVLKAMEDAKLSPKDITEVILVGGSTRMPAVQKLCKEIFGKEPNRSINPDEAVGVGAAIQAGIIGGDVKDILVLDVTPLSLGVETLGGVLTVMIPRNTTIPTSKKEVYSTAADNQGEVTIHVLQGERQMAGDNRTLGKFNLAGIPPAPRGVPQVEVTFDIDANGILHVSAKDLGTGKEQKIRIEGSSGLSEAEVERMRKEAESHAEDDKKKRELIDARNQADQVAYQTEKTLKEHGDKVPAAERSKVEGAVSNLKEVIKNDDAGAIKRAIENVMSASQELGKIIYEEAAKASAAAGGAAPSGEGAAPGSAKKDDDVIDAEFEVKK
- a CDS encoding thioredoxin family protein, with the translated sequence MRRFLSCVILLASASVASAEAPFYDGSFEDACKVAREKGKVLMVDFYTTWCGPCKLLDRHTWPDQAVKNWLSERTIPLKIDADKNRPLAARYKIRSYPTMVFIRPDGSELGRTVGFQQPQTFLTNAAKAITGKNAKPAPTEEPAVKPSDNGMAKGLDKIKLARELASSGKQKEALDELLWCFDHGEELGSGFSRMRLTTVLDEIVSLGKSYSPCTEALARRRDQIEETAAKMLASVTATSSPDRGALHKVTTRVLEAAAINRVLGESKRQLALYESLNAHGEIGLAIQRMLFPDVLDLLVQQKRYDDIVNLAGDVFQRVEAKIAQYNQSSKYGSTMNQRARDNLAMYLKQQVVFESGKYYEALLGVGRYNEAQKLGRRVIQFDPSATAFTTLVQHAITVKAYDAAREMVALAEATLKSGELGLVRKLATMIPAT
- a CDS encoding glycosyltransferase family 39 protein, whose translation is MPVVPAWMWILLAALAIHVNGAANLACLSRDGVQFVTYAKRLAVEPLAVMRDTTKQPGYPALMLAVNRITINSFYKDHPIIWQGCGQFVAICGGAAACLLIYFLGRRLFGDTRIALVAGLMACAWPQGAMLGADVLSDMPHLALFLAAMVIGLSAMDRMSLPRFAACGAVAGLAYLVRQEALGLVTAMAICALWPSATERWARRVAGVACMAGAFAVIAAPHSIATGRVMPNKSLDELMFGREAAAVRSSTGDTHETGRPEIDATTSTRAATLRQSAVFAHQVAWYMAPARMVEEWCKSGRYVLSTLALIALILKTAPRPESRGTRLVVVAIALQLVAVQLRVKSYGEISSRYLLIPAALTIPWAAAGMSALVTMIAAALARGAGQTEADPTILARRRIRSLWLSASLVVFVPLVYYATMQINADKAPYKLAGWWLRSNTKRADRVHAHDRLEQVMFYAGRTWPETTWIHGDDGRTEPSLDRLDGIIRETMPDYVVDARRSRDGDKAAQDAYFEQLSSGDSDSLEVIWKSGAANHEVIVMRERQAAEAAEDKPTSE
- the fsa gene encoding fructose-6-phosphate aldolase, giving the protein MKFFLDTANLDEIKAGAALGMVDGVTTNPSLVAKEGKDFKTLVGQICEIISGPVSAEVVSTECDAMIKEARELTKIAPNIIVKLPTIPEGVKALKICTAEGIKTNLTLIFQPIQALIVAKGGATFCSPFLGRLDDIGQDGMVLIEEIRQIYDNYGFATEILAASLRHPLHVAQAAKAGADISTMPYSVFDKLLKHPLTDIGLEKFLSDWKKSKA
- the mutM gene encoding bifunctional DNA-formamidopyrimidine glycosylase/DNA-(apurinic or apyrimidinic site) lyase, whose amino-acid sequence is MPELPEVQTVVTQLAGRLPGATIARVLLGRRDIVHSGHRILTREAVGGKIESVSRIGKRIVIQLFGGAEIVVHLGMTGRLTVEPIDDVLAPHTHLRVRFIGRMDELRFRDPRRFGGVWCRGRSDDSNGNGLPQLGPDALTIRVPVLRQILSRRRQVKAVLMDQRMISGLGNIYCDEALHKAAIHPLTPADSLSPKQINRLACSIRSTLQAAIKAGGSSLRDYRNANGEPGWFQVSHRVYGREGEACRACGAKIIRSQIAGRSTHFCPACQKEPVTR